The stretch of DNA GAGCGAGCCGAACAAGTCGGTTCCGCTGACTGATCATGAGCTGGCTGTGCGGCTTAGCTACTTCCTGTGGGCGACGATGCCCGATCAAGAGCTGCGTAAAGCGGCCGATGCCGGGAAGCTCCAAGATCCGGAAGAGTTGAAGCGGCAGGCGCTGCGGATGATCCAAGAGCGCGGGACCCGTCTCAACGATTCGCTGACGCAGTTTGTTGGTCAGTGGCTCGGCACGGCCGACCTGGGGAAGACGAAGCAGGTCGACGCCGAACTGCACAAATGGGTGAAGGACCAGCATGTCGCTTCGCTACGGGATCAGCCGATCTACGTCTTCGAATCGATGCTGAAGGAGAACGACAGCCTGCTCTCGTTGATCGATTCCGACTGGACGTTCCTGAATGCCGAACTCTGTAGCATGTACAAGCTCGATCGCAAGAAGATCGAAGGGGACTTCAATCAGCGTCTGCAGCGTTACAAGTTGCCGGAAGAATATCGCGCTCGCGGCGGCGTCTTAGGGGCCGGCGGCGTGATGGCGATCGCCTCGTATCCACGCCGCAGCAGTCCAGTGCTGCGGGGCGTCTGGGTGTTGGATAAATTGCTCGGCGTCGAGCTTCCGCCGCCGCCAGCCAATGTGCCGCCGCTGGAAGAGTCGAAAGAAGCGGCCGCTGCGCAGACGCTACGAGTTCGCCTGCAACAGCATCGCGACAATCCGGCCTGTGCGACTTGCCACAACCGCATCGATCCGATTGGCTTCGCCCTAGAGAACTTTGATGAGATCGGCCGCTGGCGCGACAAAGACTCCGGCGGGAAGATCGATCCGGTGGCCCAGCTGCCTGGCGGCGTGAAGATCGACGGTCAGGCGGGGCTCAAGAAGTACCTGCTGGAAAACAAAGAGCAATTTATTCGCCAGCTGACGCAAAAGATGCTCGGCTATGCATTGGCCCGCGGTTTGGAGTCGGGCGACGTCGCCACGGTCGAGTCGATCGTCGAGCAGCTGCAGGCCAACGACTATCGTTCCCAAGATTTGGTGCTCGCCATTGTGACCAGCGAGCCCTTTCGTAATAAGAGAATCAGTCAATGAAGACGCCCAGAATCAATCGTCGTACCATGCTGCGTGGCGCCGGAGCGGCCGCTTTGGCGCTTCCTTGGCTAGAAGCGATGGGCCCGGCATTTGCCGGCGACGCCGGACAAGAGACGCCCCGTCGATTCGCTGCGCTCTTCTTCCCGAACGGCGTGCGGCAAGAAGTCTGGACGCCGAAAGAGCAGGGCGCCGGCTATTCGCTGCCGCGTCAGCTGGAACCGCTGGCAGGCATCAAAGACGACGTGTCGGTTGTCTCCGGCCTGTGGCACGAAGCGACCAACACCGGCGATGGTCACTATGTGAAAGACGCCGCCTGGTTGACTGGCGCCACGATCACCAAGACGACCGGCGTCAATCTGAACAGCGGCGGGATCTCGGCCGATCAGGTCGCCGCCGATCTGTTGAGCAAGTACACGCCGCTGCCGTCGATGGAACTGGGAACCGAGCCGGTGAGTTCTGGCGTCGACGGAACGGTCGGTTATACCCGCGTCTACGGTTCGCACGTTTCGTGGCGAACGCCGACGCAACCGCTCGCCAAAGAGATCAATCCGCGGTTGGCGTTTGACCGGATGACGATGATCGCCAGCGGAAAGTCGGACGGCCGCT from Blastopirellula retiformator encodes:
- a CDS encoding DUF1588 domain-containing protein, producing MLRTHVPPVARLVALISAICLTLCAGQVNADETPAIDFAAAQKLLETSCADCHSGDEGEGGFSLNHFTDSTAMGRQFDEWMKVRQRLADHSMPPDDAEPMDEQARLQLVDWIKASTRDAVRQQGELAGPPMFRRMAVHEYSNTIRDLLGAHFDAGHGLPQDSAGGEGFNNAAETLIISPIHAEKYVEAAVAALDYAAHDSRSRGRLLRERPSDKLPEQEAAKRNLKKFAAAAYRRPPTEAELAAILQTYDEARADGLDFDGACFYAMRGVLISPKFLFLIEEAPSEPNKSVPLTDHELAVRLSYFLWATMPDQELRKAADAGKLQDPEELKRQALRMIQERGTRLNDSLTQFVGQWLGTADLGKTKQVDAELHKWVKDQHVASLRDQPIYVFESMLKENDSLLSLIDSDWTFLNAELCSMYKLDRKKIEGDFNQRLQRYKLPEEYRARGGVLGAGGVMAIASYPRRSSPVLRGVWVLDKLLGVELPPPPANVPPLEESKEAAAAQTLRVRLQQHRDNPACATCHNRIDPIGFALENFDEIGRWRDKDSGGKIDPVAQLPGGVKIDGQAGLKKYLLENKEQFIRQLTQKMLGYALARGLESGDVATVESIVEQLQANDYRSQDLVLAIVTSEPFRNKRISQ